One stretch of Arachis hypogaea cultivar Tifrunner chromosome 20, arahy.Tifrunner.gnm2.J5K5, whole genome shotgun sequence DNA includes these proteins:
- the LOC140183260 gene encoding uncharacterized protein: MADAPPPTSSELLRMVTELQQANQRMVEDNQRMQNQIAQLEHARLEHNNNNHEQHGNDEWQSLPTHVSDTPQHRDDEEQQNEEAQPEDEAENPDNSVGPFTVEIMNFQLPRQFTLPTTLTPYDGLGDPKQHVKKFRSIMIVNGASDPILCRCFPSFLDGPALDWFCSLPADSISRFQELAKQFEDHFAASAIYLHDSDYLTTIKQGPQESLKDYITRFTKVAMSILDLHPEVHLHAIKSGLRPGKFQETIAVAKPKTLAEFREKARGQIDIEELRQARKSEKPAAKDDERTRDTKKGNYPEPRNVDKSKYCTFHQKHGHTTDECIIAKDLLERLARQGYLDKFIAGHIQKRTASGSEQPSTGQSSKERDKAPAQPRGVINCISGGYAGGGSTNSARKRTYRAMLTVEGADHSSALIPELPELTFHPTDFNSGHTNYDDPVVVSI; the protein is encoded by the exons ATGGCTGATGCTCCTCCCCCAACCTCATCCGAGCTTCTAAGGATGGTCACCGAGCTTCAACAAGCTAACCAACGAATGGTGGAGGACAATCAGCGTATGCAAAATCAAATCGCGCAACTGGAGCACGCTCGTCTGgagcataataataataaccatgaACAACACGGGAATGATGAATGGCAATCGCTACCAACTCATGTCTCGGATACCCCGCAACATAGGGATGACGAGGAACAACAGAATGAAGAAGCCCAACCTGAAGATGAGGCAGAAAACCCAGATAACTCTGTAGGACCGTTCACAGTTGAGATAATGAACTTCCAGCTACCCAGACAGTTCACTCTACCGACCACACTAACCCCATATGACGGGCTGGGAGACCCAAAACAACATGTTAAAAAATTCCGATCAATCATGATCGTTAACGGTGCCTCTGATCCTATTTTATGCCGatgttttccttcttttttaGATGGTCCTGCACTTGACTGGTTTTGTTCCTTGCCTGCAGATTCTATTTCACGTTTTCAGGAGCTAGCCAAGCAGTTTGAGGACCATTTTGCAGCCTCGGCAATATATCTTCACGACTCTGACTACTTAACAACCATCAAACAGGGTCCACAAGAAAGTCTGAAGGACTACATAACTCGGTTCACTAAGGTCGCCATGAGTATTCTGGACCTCCATCCCGAGGTGCACCTTCATGCTATTAAAAGTGGTCTTCGTCCAGGGAAATTCCAAGAGACCATCGCGGTAGCTAAACCGAAAACTCTTGCCGAATTCCGCGAAAAAGCTAGGGGGCAGATTGATATTGAAGAGCTTCGCCAGGCACGGAAGTCAGAAAAACCAGCCGCTAAAGACGACGAAAGAACTCGGGATACCAAGAAGG GCAATTACCCCGAGCCCAGAAACGTCGACAAATCTAAATACTGCACCTTTCACCAGAAGCATGGTCATACAACTGACGAGTGTATAATTGCTAAAGATCTCCTAGAACGGTTGGCACGACAAGGCTATCTTGATAAATTTATTGCAGGTCACATTCAAAAGAGAACGGCATCCGGCTCCGAGCAACCCTCAACAGGACAATCATCAAAAGAAAGGGACAAGGCCCCAGCTCAACCACGGGGAGTAATCAATTGTATTTCAGGGGGCTATGCCGGTGGAGGAAGTACCAACTCAGCCAGAAAACGAACGTACCGAGCTATGTTAACGGTCGAAGGCGCTGACCATAGCTCGGCACTGATCCCAGAGCTCCCCGAACTAACGTTTCATCCTACTGACTTCAATTCTGGACATACGAACTACGACGACCCTGTAGTCGTCTCTATCTAA
- the LOC112786465 gene encoding uncharacterized protein, whose translation MKEIDSSSSDLAAGLVSRTTRSDEKAISKGPSSSSSSSHQWLRLKDPRIVRVSRALGGKDRHSKVCTIRGLRDRRVRLSVPTAINLYDLQDRLGLNQPSKVVDWLLNAAKHEIDDLPPLPIPPSNFTLACYPSLPTNKSNHNKEQDSSNNTSAHVLPNSFLLPTTINHNHHPPSFLGLLNTMPSSIGNHFYQSASHDDVANQLLGNNNNNNNNLGFVNHHHDGVNVVNLPFQNIGASQILCCSPSPLPRAAAAATTATTQSYFSPSSFSHYNNNNVAAAMEIMDPRQINHHHHGDESSSESCKIT comes from the coding sequence ATGAAAGAGATAGATTCATCATCATCAGATCTTGCAGCTGGCCTGGtttcaagaacaacaagaagtGATGAAAAAGCAATTAGTAAGggcccatcatcatcatcatcatcatcacatcaATGGCTAAGATTGAAGGATCCGCGGATCGTACGGGTATCAAGAGCGTTGGGAGGAAAAGACAGACACAGCAAGGTTTGCACAATAAGAGGGCTAAGAGACAGAAGGGTAAGGCTTTCAGTTCCCACAGCAATTAACCTCTATGATCTTCAAGACAGGTTAGGGCTCAATCAACCAAGCAAGGTTGTTGATTGGTTACTCAATGCTGCTAAGCATGAAATTGATGACCTTCCCCCTCTTCCCATTCCTCCTTCCAATTTTACCCTTGCTTGTTATCCCTCTCTTCCTACTAATAAATCTAATCATAATAAAGAGCAGGATAGTAGTAATAATACTAGTGCACATGTTTTGCCTAATAGTTTCTTATTACCAACAACAATAAACCATAATCATCATCCTCCTTCATTCTTGGGATTATTGAACACTATGCCATCATCAATTGGTAATCATTTTTACCAATCAGCTTCTCATGATGATGTTGCTAATCAATTATtggggaataataataataataataataatcttggaTTTGTGAATCATCATCATGATGGGGTTAATGTTGTAAATTTACCCTTTCAAAACATAGGAGCTTCTCAAATATTGTGTtgttctccttctcctcttccaCGTGCGGCGGCCGCGGCGACCACCGCGACAACACAGTCatatttttctccttcttctttttcgcattataataataataatgttgctGCAGCAATGGAAATAATGGATCCAAGGCAAATCAACCACCATCATCATGGTGATGAGTCATCATCAGAATCTTGCAAAATCACCTAA